The Nocardia vinacea genome contains the following window.
GCAAGGCGGGCAAGCCGCCGACCCTCGCCGAGGCCTCTGCCATCAAGCTCTACGCCTCCGAGGCCGCCACCGAGGTAGCGATGGACGCGGTCCAGCTCTTCGGCGGCAATGGTTATATGACCGAGTACCGAGTGGAACAACTCGCCCGTGACGCGAAGTCCCTGATGATTTACGCGGGCAGCAATGAAATCCAGGTCACCCACATCGCCAAGGGCCTGCTCGCCCAGTAGCGCGAACTCTGCCGTCGGCACGGCACGTGGCGGCCGTGAACGGCATGTGTTCAGACCGCGCGCAAGTGTGTGCGGCTGGCGTAGATGTGTTCGGCTATCAGGGTCGCGATGCGGTCCGGAGCTTCGAGCATGGGGACGTGCCCGACGCCGTTGACGAGGATTCGGTCGGCGGAGTCGGGCAGTTCCTGCAGGAAGCGGCGGGCGTACACGCGGTTGGGGATGATCCGGTCGTATTCGGCCATCAGCAGGCGCACCGGGGTCGGCAGGTTGGACAGGTCTTCCAGGGCAGGAGCGCGCACGGTGCCCAGGATCAGCGGGAGCATGGCATCGCAGTGCAGTGCGGCGGTGATCATGGCGGCGATGTCGCGCCGCGAGACGGCCGCGGCGTTCTTGCTGAGCAGCAGTAGCGCGAAGCGTTGCGTGATCGGATTGTTGATCGCGAACCCGCCGAGGTGCTTGCCGATTTCGACGATCGGCACCAGCGACAGGAATTTCGCGCCGACACGGAACTGAGTGAGCGAGGGCGATTGCCAACCGCCCGCCGGTGCGATCGCGGTCAGGGTACGGGCCCGGCCGCGTCGGGCCAGTTCGAAGCCGACCCAGGCGCCGAGTGAATTGCCCGCAATATGGCAGGTACGCCAACCGAGTTCGTCGAGTTGATCCTCGATCCGGTCGGCGAGGGCATGGACATCGGTGGACCAGCCCTCGATCGGTTCACCACCCCAGTGGCCCGCGAAAGCGGGGGCGAACACCTCGCAATGCGCGGAAAGCCGCAGCGCAACCTGTTCCCAGCAGTGCGGCGAGAGCATGAACCCGTGCAGCAGCAGAACCGGGTCACCGGACCCGATATGCAGCGCTTTGATCGGGGCGGGGGAGTTGGTGGTGCCTGACTTCATCGTCAATCACCCCTTCCTGGACTGCGATGTCCCGGGGGAGTTCGTCTGACCAGCATTGTACGGTCATCAGGTGCCTTATATCATCTCGTCGATCAACGTGAACGGCGTCCGTGCGGCGACCGGCAAGACGGGCAAGGGGATGCTCGAGTGGCTGGCGGTCACCGAAGCCGACATCATCTGCCTGCAGGAGACTCGGGCAACCGATGAGCAGACCCGTGCCGCGCTCGCGCCCGCACTGGACGCGGGCTGGTATCTGACGCATGCGGAGCCGGGCGCGAAGGGGCGGGCCGGGGTCGGCATTCTGTCCCGTCGCGAACCCCGGGCCGTGCGCATCGGGCTAGGGCGCTGGCAGGACGGAACCTGGCGTCCCAGCGCCGAATTCGCCGGTCCCGGACGCTATGTCGAGGCCGAATTCGATGAATTGACCGTGGCCAGCGTGTATGTGCACACCGGTGAGGCGGATACGCCGATGCAGGACGAAAAGTACCGCTTCCTCGATGAGATCGGCGCTCATATGCGGGCGCAGACCAGTGATTTCGTGATCTGCGGCGACTGGAATGTCGCGCATACCGAACTCGATATCAAGAACTGGAAGGGCAACCTGAAGAACTCCGGGTTCCTGCCGCAGGAGCGGGCCTGGATCGATGGCATGCTCGCCGCCGGATACGTGGACGTGGTGCGCAACCTGCATCCTGGTGTCGCGGGCCCGTACAGCTGGTGGTCCTACCGCGGCCGCGCCTATGACAATGACGCGGGCTGGCGCATCGACTATCACCTGGCCCGCGGCGAGGTGGCCGGTCGGGCGAAGCAGGCCGTGGTCGAACGCGCCGCCACCTACGCCGAGCGCTGGTCCGACCACGCGCCGGTCACGGTGCAATACCGATAAAGTTCGCGACGAAGATGATTCGCGACATGGCAGCGCTGGAGATCGGGATCGCATGAATATTTCCTCGAAGCGAGTTCGCGCCTTCGCCGCGCTCGGTGTGGCCCTACTGGCCTTGGTGATCGCACTGCTCGCCGCGCGCGGCGGCGGGGACAGCAAGCCGACCGCGGCCTCTGTCACCTCCACAACTCGCAGCGCAAGCGTGGCGGTTCCGGCTCGCGGTCCGGATGTGACCACCACATCCACCGTTCGTGCCCCCGGCGTACCGGAGCGCGCCTACGCGACTCTTGTCGAAATCGACGCGGGCCGTTGGCCGGATTCGGCGAACGCGACCGGCACCAAGGGCGGTGAGCGCTGGATGAACCGCGCGGGCACCCTGCCTGCCAAGGATTCGGCGGGC
Protein-coding sequences here:
- a CDS encoding alpha/beta hydrolase: MKSGTTNSPAPIKALHIGSGDPVLLLHGFMLSPHCWEQVALRLSAHCEVFAPAFAGHWGGEPIEGWSTDVHALADRIEDQLDELGWRTCHIAGNSLGAWVGFELARRGRARTLTAIAPAGGWQSPSLTQFRVGAKFLSLVPIVEIGKHLGGFAINNPITQRFALLLLSKNAAAVSRRDIAAMITAALHCDAMLPLILGTVRAPALEDLSNLPTPVRLLMAEYDRIIPNRVYARRFLQELPDSADRILVNGVGHVPMLEAPDRIATLIAEHIYASRTHLRAV
- a CDS encoding exodeoxyribonuclease III, which encodes MPYIISSINVNGVRAATGKTGKGMLEWLAVTEADIICLQETRATDEQTRAALAPALDAGWYLTHAEPGAKGRAGVGILSRREPRAVRIGLGRWQDGTWRPSAEFAGPGRYVEAEFDELTVASVYVHTGEADTPMQDEKYRFLDEIGAHMRAQTSDFVICGDWNVAHTELDIKNWKGNLKNSGFLPQERAWIDGMLAAGYVDVVRNLHPGVAGPYSWWSYRGRAYDNDAGWRIDYHLARGEVAGRAKQAVVERAATYAERWSDHAPVTVQYR
- a CDS encoding ribonuclease domain-containing protein; the protein is MNISSKRVRAFAALGVALLALVIALLAARGGGDSKPTAASVTSTTRSASVAVPARGPDVTTTSTVRAPGVPERAYATLVEIDAGRWPDSANATGTKGGERWMNRAGTLPAKDSAGKAITYQEWDVNPKERNRSRDAERIVTGSDGSAWYTSDHYETFTRMR